The genomic interval CCTGCCCATGTAGCACTCACCGTGGACCTTGCTGGGGGAGAGGGCAGGTGGGGGCAGGCCGGGGGAGCTGTGTGCGGGCAGTGCAGGGCTCAGGCCCGGCCCCGACGGCGGCCCGCTGTATGTGTCCATGGCCAGTTTGAGCCGAAAGGCTTCTTCTTTGCGCCGATTGGCAAACCAGTTGTAGACACGCACCTCTGTGACAAGGTTGGAGCCCAGTCCCTGTGCCTGTGACGGTGACACCCCTCTCTGGATGCATTCAGCCCTGCAGAAAGAGCCACTTTTGAGCCTCCAGGCcagatgcggaagaacccagtcctggggctctggggggagCTCTGAGAAGTAGGGCTCTACCTGAGTGTTTGAGGCTAGCAGACCTGGGCTTCAGTCCCActtctgctgtgtgaccttgtgtaAGTGACATAGCCTCTCTTAGTGTCTCCGATCATAAAGTGAGCAGAATAACTATCGGATTGTAGTGAGGATGAATGAGATGAGCACCCACACAAGAGTTGCTTGGGTTCGGGGGGATGCTAGAAATGGAACTAGGTTTCAGACACTGAGCAGGATTTGAGACTGGGGAGCCTCCCTCGGGACCCAGAGCCTCTGCTGTTtcccagccttgccctgcccagaCCAATCCAGCCCTGCTAATTGCCAGCGCTTCTACCTATTGCACTCCTCCACCAAGGCCTCTCGCTCCTCCTTGCTGGGATTCTTCTGCCTCTCGTAGGCTTGGAACAGGATCTGCTGAGATGCCGGGCCCCATTTGAAACGGTTTCTCCGTCCCTTCTTGGTTGGCAGCTCATCTCCCGTGGGCTCCTCAATCAGCCCGCCCTGCCCAGCGTGGGTAAACTCTGTAGGCACAGAGAAGGATGAGCAGAGCCCTGGCCACTCCCACCTTCCCATATCAGTTTGTGCCCGTGCTCCCCATTCTTTCTCATTCCCAGCCCGGGGTGTTGAGCTGGAGGAACTTACTTACAGCTAGAACTTAGAAATCTTCTCACCCAGTGATGACAAATATCACAGCACACTTGGGCCACCACTTTCTTAACCCGTGTCCCAGGCAGACATTGCTGATCAACCCCTGCACACTTTTCCACAGAGCCAAGATATAATCTCACAAGGCTACAGGTAAGCAACAGCATTTGTTTGCATTTGACACACGTGccatcccattttacaggtaggtTTCCGGGAGGCTATTTTTCTAGGGTTGCGCCGTAGAGCAGAAAATCGAATCATATCTTCTGGGTAGATTCAGAGCTGTGTTCAACATTCCACATTGGGAAATCAAGCTTAAAGCGCAGTGTTTGCCAGTAGAGAAGAGACCCAGCAGCCAGCAATTAGCCTATCAGACCATCCCTGAGCAAGCCAACAAGGGTATGGGACAGACAAGTGGCAGGACAGTTTtatgaaagaggaagggaagattcTGAATGACAGATACAGTATAGGCATAAAATATTCAGAAGGATATTTGCAAGACTGGGCGTGCCAATGGCTGTTTTAGGAGAAGGATAtctaatttttattgtaaaatcttTTCCCCCTCTCTATTTTTTAACTGTGTATTGCCTTTTTAAAACCTggataattagcctgaccaggtggtggcgcagtggatagagcgtcggactgggatgcggaaggacccaggttcgagaccccgaggtcgccagcttgagtgcgggctcatctggcttgagcaaagagctcaccagcttggacccaaggtcgctggctccagcagggggttactcggtctgctgaaggcccacggtcaaggcacatgtgagaaaacaatcaatgaacaactaagaagtcgcaacgcgcaacgagaaactgatgattgatgcttctcatctctcttcattcctgtctgtctgtccctgtctatctctgcctctgtaaataaataaataaataaataaataaataaataaataattagctggggtcagtgccccagccaaaaaaaaaacaaaaacaaaaaaaaaacctggataattaataaaaatattagaaattattttatacataGGCTCAAAAGTGTGAAAGGGttccacaataaaatatacagatgatgtattatagaattgtacacctgaaatctatataactttattaaccaatgtcatcccaataaattcagtaaaaaagaaaaaaagtgtgaaaATTCACTTGGGATTTGGTGGGGGTATGAGGCCTGAGGAAATCCACCCTCCCCTGAAAGAGCACACACAGACCCTGCCAGGTTTGTGGTGGAGGAGTCCCTGAGCATATACTTCGCCTCTGAGCCTTTACACTTCTGCCCAAAGCACCCTTCCCTACATCTCCATGGGCCAAAATTCGACTCACGCTTTAAAACTTAGCATAAAGGTCATACATACTTCTAGTGTGAACCTTCCAGATGCCCCTGCCTCCTGAGAAAAAATAGAGTACTGTCTCCTCTGCCACCAGTTCAACACTTCGGAATATACTTTATGTAGCACTCTGCATTGGGCCAGGAATAATGTGAGGGGGCTATAAACTACAGCTTTGGCTGTTCTCCCTATCATAATACACATCTCACTGTATCATAATggtcttttctccttccctaccACACAGCTCTTGGAAGGCAAGGGCCCAGTTTGTCCATCTTTGGATGCATAGGACCAATCCAACTTTCCTCTCCCAGAGTGCCTTGCGTAAGATAGGTAATAAATGCTGGCTGAGTCCCGCTCACTTCCTGTGAGTCTACCTGTCTGAGTAACGGGGTGGTGACACTTCCAGCCCCCACTGTCACGCCGCAGAGAGTCCCAGGCCTGCCAGGGAAGACAGGGCTGCAATCGGTTGTTACTTACGCTGGGCCACCTCTCGCTGCTTGCGGACATACCAGGTGTACAGGGCGGCTCGCTTCTGCGTCTTCATGGGGGTGCCCTTGTTGAGGTGCTGGGACAGGTGCGACTGGTTGAGGCCGGTGGTATCAACCACCTCCCGCTGCGGGATGTTGTGCTGCTGCAGGTAGGACTTGACCATCTTTGCCACGCGCCATGGGTCCTCCCTGGAAGGAGGGTAAGGACAGGGCACACTCAGCGGGGGTAGGGGGGCCCTGCAGGGAGGCTGGAAGTCCTGGGCACTAGAATCCCTGTTCACCCTGGGGGTGGGGATTGTGGATGAAAGCAGGTGTGGAGCCTGTGGTCTGCACCCTGACTCAGGGACAAGTAGGTATGGGCACACATGCCAGGACAAAGGAACACTGACACTGACACATGAACATGGGTACAGGGACCTGTAGACACACAGATATGGAAGAAATATAGTCAAAGGCCCACCCAGCCCCACAcagacacaggaacagatcacaGTTTAGAAATGGTCACATGGACACAGACACATGAACAGACCCCACGGGAAGCAGCACAAGCCCGATGGGGAGGGTCCTCACCTTTGTGTCTCCTTTAAAGACCCCTCATCCTGCCTGGAAATGTTATCTGTGGCTGTGTCTTATCCATTGACAGAGACTATAGATACCTTAAGGGCAGGAATTGTCTGGTTTTCAGCTCCTAAAATAGGCCTGACATACATTTTGCACTTGGcgatgcatgaatgaatgagtggatggatagataggtgAATAGATGGATGTCAGGATGGtagggtagatggatggatagatggataagaggatggatggatggatggatggatggatggatggatggatgaatggatgggtggatagatgaatggatgaatgagagAGACTACTGGGAAAAAATTAGATCTGAAAACAAGGAGAGAAATATGATTCTCTCACTTTATAGTCCAGGCCACTGAGACTAAGAGTACTGAGTCTGTCACTTGTAtctcttgcccaaggtcacaggaccAGCTCAGCAGAGTCCCGTCCCACCTGAAAGGATTCAGTTCTAAGTCAGCCTATCAGGTAAAAATCACTCAGGGTTGAAATGTCCCCTGACAATCTGCACTAAACCCCAGGCAGTGGTCCCGCCGgatgccccaggcactggggcaGGCAGCTGGATTTCAACAGTCTCAGGTGAAGGGGTTATGAGCAGGTGTTTAGAGGACTTGTAAGAAaaatgtgtggccctggccggttggctcagcggtagagcatcggcctggcgtgcgggggacccgggttcgattcccggccagggcacacaggagaagcgcccatttgcttctccacccctccgccgcgctttcctctctgtctctctcttcccctcccgcagccaaggctccattggagcaaagatggcccgggcgctggggatggctctgtggcctctgccccaggcgctagagtggctctggtcgcaacatggcgacgcccaggatgggcagagcatcgccccctggtgggcagagcgtcgccccatggtggacgtgccgggtggatcccggtcgggcgcatgcgggagtctgtctgactgtctctccgtttccagcttcagaaaaatgaaaaaaaaaaaaaaagaaaaatgtgtgtgtgtctgtgtgtgtgcgtgcgcacgcacacatgcaccAGAATCCCACTCTGTGGGCTGAGATTCTCTCACTAGAGAGACTCAGGGACCCAAGGCCATCTGTGGTTCATATTCCTGTCCTCTGGTCACTGTGGAACAGAGGGGGTCAGATTGCCTCTGCTATataaattctctctctccctttcctgctgTGTCTCATCCCTTCCATCTTCCCCTCATCCTTTCCTGAGCCTTTGTTAAAAATATGTGTCACCctgaccggatagctcagttagttagagcatcgtcccaaagcgcagaggtttccggttcaatccctggtcagggctcatacaggagcaggttgatgttcctgtctctctctctccctccccttctctctaaaatctaaacattaaatatatatgtgtgtgtattagatAAAACCAGCTCACTACACCAGTATCAAaacagaactgggatttgaacccaggtttgcCAGATTCCGGAGCCTGTGTTCTCAAGCCCTTGACTCAGCAATTTGTTCTAGAATCCAAGACTTCTGATACATGCATGTGTGGCAAATGGCATGTGTAAGAGGTGATTCATCACCGTGTGGCTTGGCCACAAGAAAAGATTGGAAACCACCTAAGTGTCAGGAAAAGACGCTTATTAACTGAATTGCGGTGCCTCTGGTCAAGCAACTGTGAAAACCCACTGAGGGGACTGTGTAGCTACTCGATGGGACAGGTTTTGTCAAGCAGGCTGCTGTGTGCATAAAATTTAAAGTGGGATAAAAAAATGTCTGCATATTTGCTTGTGTCTGCATGAAACAGTGGAAGGACACAGACGAAACTGGTGACACTGGTGGGGAGGGGAATGGggtgctggggacagggagaggggtgTTACTCTtccatactttttaaattatgaaatgttatataatatctgacataaacatatataatatttaaaagtgaaTTCTGAAAAACTACAAGGGAAACAATGCCCAGTGCTCTGAAGTTCACGCTGCCCACCCACACTGCCTTCTCCCCGAGTCCTTCTTCTCTGTCATCAAAGGACCAGCCTTGCCTGTTCCCTCGACAATGTCCTTCTGAGATTCAGAGGTACAGAGCCTGTGTCAGCTTTGGCCCTCTgactttctccatttttattttttttatttttttttggcagaggccaagtcagagagagggacagatagggacagacagacaggaagggagagagatgagaaatatcaattctttgttgcggctccttagttgttcattgactgatttctcatatgtgccttgactgggggactacagcagaccaagtgaccccttgcttgagccagtgaccttgggctcaagctggtgagtcttgctcaaaccagatgagcccgcactcaagctggcgaactcagggtctcaaacctgggtcctccacatcccagtccaatgctctatccactgcaccaccgcctggtcaggctgacttccTCCATTTTTATCAGCAGTTCCCAGATAGGCAGGGAGGAAAGGACTGTAGGGACTGATAAATTTAAACTGGTTAATAGTACGACAACATTCCATTTGTGTAAAAGTGATAGGCGTGAGAATTTTCATGTTTCCTGAATTTTTCCTGTGAGCCAGGAGCTGTGCCAAGAGCCAGTCATTTAAACCTTACAGCTACCTTAGAAAGTCAGTACTACTCGTATATCCATTTCACAGGCgagaaaagtgaggctcagacAGGTGAGCCTCACTTGTCAAAGGTGATTTAGCGAGGACTCAAGAATATCTCACTTTGTCCAGAGCCCCCAGACCTCTCCCcaagctcctctctctccctgtttctagggGCTCCTAGGGGCCTCTCTTTCCACCTCCCCCACACCCTGGGTGCCAGTCAGAGCTGGGAGGGAAGGGCAGTACAAAGTCCAGCCTTATGCTCCATGGCAAACATGTTTATCTGTTTCTGGAGCTGGGCTCCCGGagggcctccccccaccccctgactCCGCTGCAGTCACCAGCCTCCTGAGcaagcctccctccccccctcctcctccctgctctgGAGAGAATGAGCTCAGTCTTCCTCCCAACAGAGCCTCCTCTGGCTCGAACTACACACTTATTGTGACTGCCCATCTAACTCcatgagtctctctgtctctgtgtgcctctgtctccctctatccttccctccctctccttcctctgtgtgtctctctcttgctcattctccccacccctcccaacacccacccacccacccacacacacacacacacacacacacacacatactctctctctctctctctctctctctctctctctctctctccaaggaCCTGACTCTTCAGATCAGTTTCTCTGACTCAGAACTCAGAGACCACATCTCCAGGTATCCCCAGCTTTCACTCTCATAGGCTCAAAAATCAAACCAACCGGGGTTCCAGTCCCACCACCATGCCCTAGCACCTGAGGTGCGCATGCCCACAGCTCCTCTGCAGCACAGCAGTAAACCCATGCCTGCCTCAGTGCTCCTGGGAGAACTGAGCAAAAGCCTGGGAGGCTTCCAAAAGGAGCAAAATGCTTTCAGGCCCTGGCACACTGTAAGTGCTCAGTAAGTGGAACGACACTGTTACAACATCATCGATGAGTCTTGGGACCCCCAGCtccacagcagagagaagagggccaaggagaggggaagatatgcccacttctccctcctctcacttcctaCCCATGCTGGGGCCAATCAGATGTTCAAGGCTCCAGGCTGTTAGCTCTCTGGGCCCTGGGGTTTCAATGCCTCCGAGGTTGTGGAGCTGGGAGACCACCCTGAAGGGCCACATGTGGAGGGGAGCAGAGTTCTCAAGGTGGACCCTTCGATCTCAGTTTGAATCCTGCCACTACTCCCTGGGTGGCCTTGGGAAGTTGCGTAGCCtttgtgtgcctcagtttcctcaactggaGTATGGAGCTAGCGATAACTATTTCACAGGAGGAGGAAACGAGTTTAATGCATTTATAAGCCCTTGTGATCTCGGGAATACTGCATGGAAGTGAGTTGATGGTAAAGCTGAGCAGCTGGCATGACTAGGGAGGTAGGAAGGAAGATAAACTTATCAAGGACAGGCATGAAACCTCGAGGTGTTGTGCAGGGTGTGGGGTTGGGAGTACCTGGTCCAAGTCCTGGCCTGACCACTTTACAAGTTACCTTGGGTAAATCACTTCGCCTCTCTGAGCCTTCCTttgctcacctgtaaaatgggaccaCTCATAATGGCAACCATCTACTGTGCTTACTACATATGCATGCTACATGTTATGATGCTACTTAACCCTGTTGTTATCATCTCTGCCTtgtagaggaaactgaggcttagaaaagtGAAGTCACCTGCCCGCGCTAGGATTGGGGAGCTGGGATTCTAACCCAGGCAGGCATGCCTCAGGGATGCCAGGTTGTCCCACCTTGACCACTATCTTACTGAGTCTCAGTGCTTTGGTACTGCACAGTGCAGAAGATCAAAGATCTCCAAGGTTGAGGTTGCTGCTCAGGGACTGGGAGGACGCAGGAGGACATCCAGGGAGGAGCCTCAGATGCAGGTTCCCCCCTCGGCCATAGCAGCAGGTGTCCCCAGGACCTCAGACACTCCTagttactcattcattcatgctGTATGTCAGCCACTGGGCTGATAGTAGGGGTGAGTGTGGCAAACTAGGCCACATAGACTCTTCCCTTGGAGAGCTTCTATTTTTATGGGAGATAGGAAACAAAGTAATgatcagggaaaagaaaaagtaaataaaggtaGTTGAAATGAGAGTTACTTGGGGTGGAGCCTACCTTTAGGCAGTCAGGGAGGGCctccctgaggaggtgacatttgagcaaaaggaggagaaggaaaaagccatgggaagatctggaaagagggtcccaggcagaaggaacagcctgtgcaaaggtcctgaagtGGGACTCAGCCAAGTCAGTGTAACTGGAGGAAAAGTGAGGGAGTGAAGGTAGTTTCTCAGGAAGAAGTCAGGGAACCAGGGCTGGGAGTTTGAATTTCATTCATTGTCCAAGTAGGGAAATGGAGGCAGGAGGCGGAAAagagacttgcccaaggccacacaagtGAATTAAGGATGGCGATATGCTGCAGCCTCAAGCATGGGGCACCCAGGACCCAGCCTGCCTCTTCCTGTACTCTGTCTTCTCCGGAGCAGTGGCTTTCACTGGAAGTCTTGCCTCTGCACCATCATTTCTGGCTTCAGACTCCCCCCCAGCCAAGTCTTCATCTAGGGACCCCCACCCTGCTCCTTCCTGTGCCCTGAGACTACAGGCCCCACTTTTTCCCTCAGGGCGGTTTCAGATCCCTTTTGTTACCTGAACAATAAGTAACCCAGGTAGTTAGTTATAAACTCTGCAGGAACAAGGAGCTGGTTGATAATTTATAGCAACATCTCAAATTTAAATGGAAAGTAAATAGCATGCTGTTAGCATTAAAGAAAACCCAATTGGGGCGGGCGGGAGCACTCCAGCCTCCTCTCAGCTTGGGGTGCCTCActctctccccagccccttcTCCCAGCTGGGTATGAGTCCCCTTTCCTCCCACTCCTCTGCTCAGCTCGGCTCCTCCGGCCTCTCTACGTCTCCCCGTCTCCCTGgtatcctctctcttcctccagcccccctctctccctcagcTTCCAGGCCTCTGCTGGTCCCCAGGGAGCACTTTGAACTCTGCTCCCTCCTTAAGTGCTATGGATCAAGACTTCCCTCCACCCACCATCCCACCAAAGGGTCTGCTGATCAAGAGGCTCCACCCAGCCAGGTAAGAGAGGCCCTTGGCACCCCCTGTCCCCCAGTGCCACCTGAAAGCCCCCATTCCCATCCGTGGTCCTGAGCAGGTCCGGCCAAGCCCCATCCTGTCCCAGTTGCCCTCACCCTGGATCTGCCATGCCTGACTCTTTGCCCCTCCCCTGCAGCCCAGCTGGGCCCTTTGCCCTCCACTTCCTGCCAAGTCCAGGGGCCTGTCtgctcccctgccccctgccGAGGCCCTCATGAGGCTGGGCAGACCCTGAGGACTTCCTGAGACAGGGatccagccctcccccaccccaaactgGGATCAGGACCTTGGACAGAAAAGAGATGGTCCCCTGGAGAGTGTTTTTGGGACTCTTCCTCAGAAACCCTACTCACACCCAGCTGGCCCTTGGCCCCCAGCCCTGGTGACTAGGAGCTCTAAACGGAAAGGGTGTGAATCCCCGCTGAGTGGCCTCAATCAAGCTACTtcctttctctgggcctcagtttcttcatctgtgaagcaGACTTATCCATAGCTTCCTCCCAGGATTCATTTCAACATGATCAAAATTTTACATGTGAATCCTCAGCATAGTGGCCAACTGTTAGGATGGAGGTGAAGGAGGCTTTGGGAAGGGGACGTCCTTACAGCCCCTAgctcccctttccccacccctctcctgtgctccccattccccacccccGCTGGGTGGGAGGTTCATTGGCCCAGGCCTCTCCAGGCCACTATCCCTACAAGTTAATGATCACAGGCCTTATCAGAGCCTTTTGCcgtttataaatttataaaacaaaagagaaataataaagccTGTGGGTAATTAGTAACCAGGTTAGCTCTGCTGAGGAGAGGGGACGCATCGGGCTCAGACCCACTCAGCTCTCTGGGAGTTGGGGAGCCAGAAGTGGATGGGGGTACACAATGGGAGATCGCTAATGGCGCCTACTGGTGGAGCCCTGAGGCTGTGCTGGAGAAGAGAGAAGCCCCCACCCTGAGGCTTCACCTCCCTCAGGTAAGAAAGACCTGACTGAATGCTTGAGTCCCCATATGGTCAGAGGCACCCCCAAAACCCCAGCtttgccctcccctcctccacagcAGTGCTTCCTGCCTCGGGGCCTACAACCTAAATGCTTACCAGGAAAGTTAGGGTTGTGGGGGGCGTAGAAATAGCCGCAGTGGCTAAAAAGTCCCACAACCCTGTGGTTTTCCAGGCACTTGATTTGTCAAGTCTCCTGCTTTTTCCCCATCTTGGAGCTCCCCTGGGGCAGGAGGCCACCTCCCAAGCACTGGGCTCAAAGCCTGGGCTCACGGGACCTCGGCGCTCCGCAGTGGACTAGGTCGGGGGCTGCAGGCTCCAGCCTCCAAGCAAAGGTCCCCCTGAGCTCATGggccctgtcccccctcccaaCAACTAGGCTAAAGGCCACAGCTCATGGAACTCAAGTCAGTAAGGCTGGTCAGAGGCTGAGGGGAGCCCTTCTGGGCTCCTTGgagctggggacaggggaggggtccTTACTGCAGCAGGCTCTCCACCACGGCTTTCTGATGGGCTGCCTCCTCGGGGCTGAGGTTCTCCAGTTCTTTGAGGATGGGCGGCGTGAAGTCTTCCCCATCGTCGTCTGTCTCATCCTCGGAGCCCCTCGTCTCCCCCAGCCCATTGGGCAGCTCGGTCAGCTCCCCTCGACCACCGCAGGACTCCCCTTTGTCCAGGGAGCCATCTCCCGCCAGCAGGTAGGGCCCCGGCTCACCCAACGCCTGGATCAGCGCCTCTTTGCTCAGGCCTGACTCGAGCAGCGCCGCCAGGAGCTCCGTCTGCAGCTGGCTCAGTTTAGAAACCATGGCTCCACTACCACTGGGCCACGCGGCCTGGGGCCACAGGCCGACCGCCTCCCCCACCTTGGCGGCTGTCTACTTGCCAGCCGGCCAGCAGGCAGGCACAAACCAGGCTTCTTGCACCTACGGCCCCCCCAAACCCCACTAGCCAAGCCCTGTGggcacccccaacccccaaccctgGCCCCAGCGGCCAGTGAATCAGGGCCCCTGCCCGCTCTGTTTACATTGGAGCTGGGGAAATTCTCCAAGGTTCATATTTATCCGTGTGCTTAGCAAAGGGACTGAACTTTGGACTTCAGCCCTGCAAAGTGCAGGCCTCATGGCAGCACCGAGGGACAGTGAGCCATGGCCTTCAATGGGAGTGGGCAGAGcggagggtgggggaggtggtggtggagggccTGGGGCAGCTGGGATGAAAGGTGCTGAGAGGAGGCCTTCGGGTGAGCAGCGTCATCCTGCCTCCAAGGACCTTGCTGTAGGGGGGTCAGGCTGAGATAGGGGCACAAAAACAGCAGGTTTTCCTGGGCAACAGAAGCAGCAGGGAGTTTTAGGCAGGTGGGCCCCCACTCTCCTCAAGGGCAGGGCAAGGTCACATCCATTTTGGGACCTGCCCTCTCTGGCCTGACACCAGGCTTCTCCAAGCCGTTGACTTAAGTCTATTGTGAGTCAGGGACTGTGCTAGGCCTGGAACATGTCATTGCTTCACTGTATCCCCCCATCAGCCATGAGTAGGTACAGGAATCATCCCTATTCTACAGAGGAGAAAACGAGGCCCAGAGGCTAAGCagcttgtccaaagtcacacagctaacaagGGACAAGACTTTCTGGGTGGGAATAGGATGAAGCCAGTCAGGAAATTGACTGAGGCTCACCTGTTAAGGGGACACCAAACAACTCAGcaatcaagaaaaataatatttgtgtACAGTCTATTTAAAGATCAAAATGAATGCAGAGCTGAAAAGCATTAAAAACATGACCACACAACTTGcatgtgaatgttcatagcagtgttAGTCACA from Saccopteryx leptura isolate mSacLep1 chromosome 2, mSacLep1_pri_phased_curated, whole genome shotgun sequence carries:
- the HNF1A gene encoding hepatocyte nuclear factor 1-alpha, with amino-acid sequence MVSKLSQLQTELLAALLESGLSKEALIQALGEPGPYLLAGDGSLDKGESCGGRGELTELPNGLGETRGSEDETDDDGEDFTPPILKELENLSPEEAAHQKAVVESLLQEDPWRVAKMVKSYLQQHNIPQREVVDTTGLNQSHLSQHLNKGTPMKTQKRAALYTWYVRKQREVAQQFTHAGQGGLIEEPTGDELPTKKGRRNRFKWGPASQQILFQAYERQKNPSKEEREALVEECNRAECIQRGVSPSQAQGLGSNLVTEVRVYNWFANRRKEEAFRLKLAMDTYSGPPSGPGLSPALPAHSSPGLPPPALSPSKVHGVRYGQSATSEGVEAPSSSGSSLVTVSAPLHQVSPTGLEPSHSLLSTEAKLVSAAGGPLPPVSTLTALHSLEQTSPGLNQQPQNLIMASLPGVMAIGAGEPTSLGSTFTNTGASTLVIGLASTQAQSVPVINSMGSSLTTLQPVQFSQPLHPSYQQPLMPPVQSHMAQNPFMATMAQLQSPHALYSHKPEVAQYTHTGLLPQTMLITDTTNLSALASLTPTKQVFASDTEASSESGLHTPASQATTIHIPSQDPAGIQHLQPSHRLSASPTVSSSSLVLYQSSESTNGHSHLLPSNHSVIETFISTQMASSSQ